The window GAAATTGAAATAGGCGAAATGCGGCTTGTCCCAATCGTTTTTGCCAAGGCTACTGTCGAAAGCATCCAGCAAATGCGCCTCGTCCACCAGCAACGAGCCCTCTGCGGCGAAGTCGAAAGCGCGCTTTTCACGCAGCACTTTTGCATCGACGAAAGTGTCTGCGGTTTCACGCATTCCCACGGTTTCCGCAATACCGCCGAAGTCTTCCGCCTGCCCGGAAAAGACGCCGATCCGGTAATCCGCCGCATCAAGGTCTCGGAACAGCGACGGGTCGCCTTCGCGCGGAGCGAGCTGGCCCGAAAAGATAGATTTCAAGCTCTCCGTCGTGAAACCGACATGGCTGTAAGCGGGGGCTACCGCGTCTCCGGCAACTACCAGCCGTTCCAGATTGGGTGCGACGGGCTTTCCGCCGACCCGCTTGCCCAGCACATCGAACCGGGTCGATTCCATCACCACGACCACCACGTGCGGCGCGCCGTCCGGGATCGCGAGCGCCGGCAATGCGGCAGGCAGCGCGACGAGCTGCAAGTCTCCGCCAAAGCCGTCTTCGTCCACGCCATTGCCGGGAATATCCAGCGCCAGCGGGTGACGCGCGCCGTCGAAGGGGGCAGTGTCATGCTGGATGGCAAACAAGCCGTAGCCATCGCCATCCACATCGCTCGCAAGATCGAGCGATCCTGTAAGAATCTGCCAGCCGAGCGTTCGATTGAGGCCGAAGGCAGCATCGCTGCCGCTGCGCGGAATGAACCAGCCTGTCAGCACCAGAGCAGCTATTGAAAACAGCAACAGCATGCCGGAAGGCGCGCGCGGAACCGGCAGGTCGGCAGGCAGGAATCGCTTCGCTAGTTTCCAGACGCACCAGACCACTCCGGCTAAACCGGCCAGAGCAAGCAAGGCGATGCCGATTTCGCTGAGGCCATAAAGCAGCGCATCGACCAGGCTTCCACCGCCCAGCTGTTTCAGCAATGCAAAACCAACCGCGTCGCTGAAGTAGCTGTGTAGCTGGTATTGCGCGGCCAATGCCAATGCGAACACGATGCCATTAGTGAGCGCGAAGACAAACACCGCTGCCCAACCCAGCCGACCGCGTGTGACCCGCCGGGCAAACGCCCAGCCTGCAATCGCAAGAAACAGCATCGATGCGGTATAGCCGATAGCAAACAGGGCCAGCTCGGCCGGGCTGTCCACCGCGCGCGACTGGCCGAAGCCGCCGGTGAACAGCCCGTATTTCCGGTCCGCCAGAACCAGTTCCACGAACATTGCCGCGAGTACGACTGCTACCGGGCCTATGCCAAGCCAGCGCGCCAACACGCTGCTTCCGGCACCCGAACGCGAAAGCTCGCTCGCGCGCCCTTCTACGGCGCGCGAACTCGTATCGTGTGTTGAAGCG of the Alteripontixanthobacter maritimus genome contains:
- a CDS encoding sulfatase-like hydrolase/transferase; translation: MATHAASTHDTSSRAVEGRASELSRSGAGSSVLARWLGIGPVAVVLAAMFVELVLADRKYGLFTGGFGQSRAVDSPAELALFAIGYTASMLFLAIAGWAFARRVTRGRLGWAAVFVFALTNGIVFALALAAQYQLHSYFSDAVGFALLKQLGGGSLVDALLYGLSEIGIALLALAGLAGVVWCVWKLAKRFLPADLPVPRAPSGMLLLFSIAALVLTGWFIPRSGSDAAFGLNRTLGWQILTGSLDLASDVDGDGYGLFAIQHDTAPFDGARHPLALDIPGNGVDEDGFGGDLQLVALPAALPALAIPDGAPHVVVVVMESTRFDVLGKRVGGKPVAPNLERLVVAGDAVAPAYSHVGFTTESLKSIFSGQLAPREGDPSLFRDLDAADYRIGVFSGQAEDFGGIAETVGMRETADTFVDAKVLREKRAFDFAAEGSLLVDEAHLLDAFDSSLGKNDWDKPHFAYFNFQSAHFPYHHDGVDMRVAETPVARADIRASNAQAVRTTYWNAVANADYWLGEVIARLKSKGVWDDTVLIVTGDHGEDLFENGFLGHGHIVNQRQFGTFLATNRPDSLPGGPLALSDYRAIVAAMLTGSRPDTPDAPPFLHIGPLGAPTAIGLAGPGRELTSLRLDTGEACLLEKGRCIPHKQLRGKDAQRVAALVARWGSERWRDHLRD